CGCGGACATGCCCGTTCGGACCGAGTGGACCCGCGCTCTGTATGAGCTATTGAACGCTTACGGCAACCACCCCAACTTTCGCCTGGTCCTCTTCACGCTGGATGAAAGCGCCTACAGCCGCGAGCTCGCGCCGCTGGCCGGTCACTACCCCGCCCTCTTGCTGGGGCCGCCCTGGTGGTTTTTCGACTCCGTCAAGGGCATGGAACGCTATCTGGACGCGGTCATCGAAACGGCCGGGCTCTACAACACGGCGGGCTTCAATGACGACACTCGCGCCTTCGCTTCAGTTCCCACGCGTCATGATATGTGGCGCCGGGTCACCTGCAACTGGCTGGCCGGCATGGTCACGCGAGGGCTCATCGAGGAGGAGGACGCCGCTAAGATGGCGCGTGCCTTCGCTTACGACCTTGCCAAACGAGCCTACAAGTTGCCATGAGGGAAGAGGGGTGTGAGGTGCGCACGAGTCACGGTCACCTGCAGGTCATTGCCACCAGTTCGCAGGAAATGGCCCAGCTCGCGGCGGAGCGGGCCTCCGAACTCATCCGTGCGGCCGTTGAGCGGCACGGGGCAGCGCACGTAGCCTTCGCCGCCGCGCCCTCACAAACCGCCTTTCTGGCGCAACTGCGGCAGCAGCCAGCGGTCCCCTGGGCACAGGTGACCGCCTTTCAACTGGACGAGTATGTGGGTTTGCCCGAGGGCGCGGCGCAGCGATTCAGCGCCTATCTGGACGATGCGCTGTGGCATCACGTCCCGTTGCGAGAAGCTTACACCCTGGACCCGGGAGGGCTTGCGCCGGAGGAAGCCTGCCGCCGCTACGCCCTTCTCCTGCGCGCACACCCCCTCCACCTCGCCTGCCTCGGGATCGGCGAAAATGGGCACCTCGCCTTCAACGATCCTCACGTCGCCGACTTTGAGGACCCGCTCAGCGTCAAGGTGGTCGAACTCGACGAGGCTTGCCGCCAGCAGCAGGTGAATGACGGCTGCTTCCCCTCCCTATCCCAGGTCCCACGTCGAGCCGTCACCCTGACCATGCCGACGCTTTTCGCTGCGGAAGCCGTCGTCTGCGTCGTGCCTGGAGCGCGCAAGCAGCAGGCCGTTCAGGCAGCACTCTACGGCGTGATGTCGCCGGCCTGTCCCGCCTCCCTGCTACGCCGCCACCCAAACGCCACCCTCTTTCTGGACGAGGGGTCGGCCCGAGGTCAGGCCCACTAGGGCCTAAGGGCTAGTGCCCTTAACCTAGAGGCTT
This genomic interval from Deinococcota bacterium contains the following:
- a CDS encoding glucuronate isomerase; protein product: ADMPVRTEWTRALYELLNAYGNHPNFRLVLFTLDESAYSRELAPLAGHYPALLLGPPWWFFDSVKGMERYLDAVIETAGLYNTAGFNDDTRAFASVPTRHDMWRRVTCNWLAGMVTRGLIEEEDAAKMARAFAYDLAKRAYKLP
- a CDS encoding 6-phosphogluconolactonase, which gives rise to MREEGCEVRTSHGHLQVIATSSQEMAQLAAERASELIRAAVERHGAAHVAFAAAPSQTAFLAQLRQQPAVPWAQVTAFQLDEYVGLPEGAAQRFSAYLDDALWHHVPLREAYTLDPGGLAPEEACRRYALLLRAHPLHLACLGIGENGHLAFNDPHVADFEDPLSVKVVELDEACRQQQVNDGCFPSLSQVPRRAVTLTMPTLFAAEAVVCVVPGARKQQAVQAALYGVMSPACPASLLRRHPNATLFLDEGSARGQAH